TGGCGCGACCGTCGAGGGTGTCGTTGCTCGCCTTGGGTTGCGAGGCACCGTGGCCGTCGGTTTCGAGACGTGATTCGGCAATGCCGTAGCGGTCGACCAGGGCTGACTTGACTGAAGCTGCACGGCGCCGGGAAAGTTCGAGATTGTAGTCATCGGCACCGACGTTGTCCGTGTGGCCCTCGATCGAAAGGGCCCAGTTCTCATTGCGCGAGAGAATCCCGGCGATGCGTTCAAGCACGGCATCGGATTCCGGCTTGAGTCGGTCGCTGTCGAAGTCGAAGTAGATGCCGTACACCTCGGCGCGTCCTTCCGTCTCGAGCTGGGCCTCCAGAGGCTCGTCGGCTGTTTCCCCTGTTTCCCCGCCCGGATACTCGATCTTTACGACCCGCATGCTTTCCTCGCGCAACGGTTGCTGCTCTCGCAGTTTCTTCAGCATTTCCGGCGGCAGGTTCTTGAACTGCTCGGCTTCCTTTTCCATGAACCGATAGCGCAGGGTCAGCGGCTGTTCCGGGTGCGGGTAGAACCAGAACTCGGCTTTGGCGCGTTCAAAATCGGCCTCGGCCTGCACCACCGGCAACTCGTGGCGCACGCCGTTGACGAGTACAGGCACCGTCGTCGTGCCGGTCTTGATCAGGGTGCCGCGGCGACCCCGATAGGCGCCGCCCAGTCCCACGTAGGTGGCGAATTCCGTCTCGCCGGCGTCTTCGAGTGCGGCCATGACTGCGTTCGACGGTCCCAGGGCGGTCGTGCCCGGAAACGCCTGGTGGTCGCCGGAACTGAAGAAATTGCGGTAGGTGTCGGCCGTCGCCAGGTCGTCGCGCGAGACCGGGCGTAGCGCCTCGATGGCGTTGCCCCCCGGCACGTCCGCCCGGTAGGCCAGGGTCACGTTTGCGCCATCCACGGCCACGACCTGCTTGAGGGTCTCGTAGTCGCCACGCTTGTCGGCAATGGCCGTAACCACCGTGAGTCCTTCGACGAGCGGGATGGGTGGCACAGAAGAAGCGTTGGCCGCCAGCATGGGCAACATCAAGCCCCAGCAGGTGAGGGAAAAAAGAAGGACGCTACGAAGCAGGCTAGCGCGCATGGGCTTAGTCCGGGCTCGGTGCTGATTCATATTTTGATCGCATGAAGGTCATGTAGGTCCAGCCGTAGCGCGCGTACCAGTCCGGCTCGTTGAAATGCTCGGCCTCGCACTGCCCGAGCTTCTGCAACCCTTTTTCGAGTGCTGCGAGGTAGACGCCGGCCTTTTCAACGTAGGTCTTCTTGAGCTTGTCAGTGGCTTCCTTGATCTGGGGCTTTCCCTGGAGTTGCCAGGACAGGCCCATCACACCGTGCACGCCGGAGGCGCTGTCGCCGAACGCCTCGGCGGACTTCGCCATTTTCAGGTTGGCGGCGGTGATGCAGCGGGCGCGCTCGATGTAGCGACGGTTGAAGTCGATCGAGCGCGTGGCTTCCTGGTAGCAGGACCGGCACGCGTCGGAATCGGCACAGGACGAAGGCACGGTGGGACCACCACCACTCAAGGCCGCGTCGCACGAGGCATCCAGGTTGTCCAGGGCCTGCCAATCGGTTACCAGCTCTCGGCCCGTGACCATGATGCCGACGCCCTGGTTGGTCACCGAGATGCCCGAATCAATGGCGCTGCGGTTAGCGCTCGTAACCGCTTCCCGGTTGGCCGAGTTTTCCTCGCGACGTTCCCGGTCGTGCGCATACCAGTCGTTCAAGTCCCCGGCGGTCTGGGCCAGGGTCAGGTTCGCCAGGCCGAGCACGGTGGCCATTACTGCAATCTGAATGCGCATCATGATTTCCTCCGTAACACCAGGACGGCCAGCAACAAGACTGCCGCCCCGAGCAAGGCGGCGATCACCCACAGAACGAGTCCGCCGCCCTCTCCGGTTGCGGCCTCTACAGGGACGCCGTCATATTCGTCGGCGTGGACGACCACTGGTGCCATGGCAGGCTCTACCGGATCACCCACCCAGACCAGCAAGCGGTAGGGCAGGCCATCCTCTTCGGCCGTTACCGACAGTTGAAACTCGCCCTCGGTACGAAACTTCATCGCCAGGGGTTCGCCTTGCGCCGTGCCCGTTTTCAGGGGTTGATCCCAGGCGTACTTGGTCAGCGCAAGGTCGATCTCGTCTTCCGGCACAAGACCGCGAAGGAGTACCGTCACAGGGGTTTCCATGGTGACGCCCTCGACGAGGAAGCGCTGTGCCTCGGTCCCGGCATCGCCCTTCACCACCGCTGCCTTGCCATGCTCGATGCCGTCCATCTCGCTCAACTGGAGACGGAATACATTGGGCTGGGCTTCCTGGGCCAGGACGGGATGGTCCCAGTACCCGATGGCGACCAACACCACGACCATGGAAAACAGAGATTTCAGCACCAGGATGGTGCAAAGATTAGTTTTCATCAACGGCTATTCCTGGAATTACTGGATGTGCTCAAATCCATCTGCGAAGACGGCTCTCGGTAACAGTGCCTGGCTGATCGAAACGGTGCCAAAAAATTCATTCTCATTCGCGGTGGTGGTTTCGCGGATCTCCAGACGATTGAAGGGTTCTCGTGCCCACACGCCGATATAGTTCTGCCCGGAAGCATGCGGCGTTTCGAATTGGAAGCGCGCGAGCTGCACGTCCCCTGTCTTCACCGTGACCTCGAAGGTTGATGGCGTAGTACCACCCGACACGTCATCGAAATCTATGCCCATCGCATACGCAAAGCCTGCAGCCATCGCGATGTCGAGGTCCTCTTTGTCGTTGATGGCGAGCTCAACATCGTTGTCGCCCGGAAAGTCCGCCGGCCAGGCGCCAAAATTGAGCGTCGAGGGGTGAATCGCATCGAACATGATCTGTCCGCTCAAGAAGGGCTCCGGCGGGTCCGACACCGGGCTGTATGACGCGCTCGCCGCCGTTGCCTGGGTCGCACTGAGGAAAAGCTCGCGGTCGGTGAAGAATAATGGCCTTACCACTGCGAATTCATACGCGCCGAGGTCGATGGCTGCGCCGGATATTCTGAGGTCTCCTTCCGCGTCGATCGATGTGATGCCGCCAGCGGGCTCGTCGGTACCTGCATCTATCAGTTGGGAATCGGCGCGCAGTCGGTAATCATGGTTGGACTCATCGACGAACGACGGGTCAAATGCTGTTGGCGT
This portion of the Wenzhouxiangella sp. XN201 genome encodes:
- a CDS encoding OmpA family protein, which gives rise to MRASLLRSVLLFSLTCWGLMLPMLAANASSVPPIPLVEGLTVVTAIADKRGDYETLKQVVAVDGANVTLAYRADVPGGNAIEALRPVSRDDLATADTYRNFFSSGDHQAFPGTTALGPSNAVMAALEDAGETEFATYVGLGGAYRGRRGTLIKTGTTTVPVLVNGVRHELPVVQAEADFERAKAEFWFYPHPEQPLTLRYRFMEKEAEQFKNLPPEMLKKLREQQPLREESMRVVKIEYPGGETGETADEPLEAQLETEGRAEVYGIYFDFDSDRLKPESDAVLERIAGILSRNENWALSIEGHTDNVGADDYNLELSRRRAASVKSALVDRYGIAESRLETDGHGASQPKASNDTLDGRAMNRRVELVRDGH